The following are encoded in a window of Paenibacillus polymyxa genomic DNA:
- a CDS encoding lysophospholipid acyltransferase family protein — translation MIYTVCASILRLIYRVLFRLEAVGRENVPAEGGVLLCSNHISNLDPPTVGILLKRKVHFMAKAELFNVPVLGPLIGKLGAFPVKRGGVSKESIKLALNILRDGKVMGIFPEGSRGAGGIGKKGAASFALRSGAAAVPVAIIGDYKLFRKTKVLYGKPVNLDAYQKGADIEGDPLELATEAIMSRIRTMKETGKPTNN, via the coding sequence ATGATATATACTGTATGCGCCAGTATTTTGCGTCTCATTTACCGCGTTCTGTTTAGACTTGAGGCGGTAGGCAGGGAAAATGTTCCTGCTGAGGGTGGAGTGCTGTTGTGTTCTAATCATATTAGTAATCTTGACCCTCCTACAGTCGGTATTTTGCTGAAGCGAAAGGTTCACTTTATGGCAAAAGCCGAGCTGTTTAATGTTCCTGTACTGGGTCCACTAATTGGGAAACTGGGAGCTTTTCCAGTCAAACGCGGTGGTGTAAGTAAGGAATCCATTAAGCTGGCATTGAACATTTTGCGTGATGGTAAGGTTATGGGGATCTTTCCCGAAGGCTCCAGAGGAGCTGGGGGAATCGGTAAAAAAGGTGCTGCAAGCTTTGCGCTACGCAGTGGAGCGGCTGCCGTTCCGGTCGCCATTATTGGTGATTACAAGCTTTTCCGTAAAACGAAAGTGTTATACGGTAAACCTGTCAATTTGGACGCTTACCAAAAGGGTGCCGATATCGAAGGAGATCCGCTTGAACTTGCAACAGAAGCAATTATGTCTCGTATTCGCACGATGAAGGAAACGGGTAAGCCTACGAATAACTGA
- the cmk gene encoding (d)CMP kinase, with product MARQHVSSSNKINVAIDGPAGAGKSTVARLVAKALSYVYVDTGAMYRAATWYMMRKEIPAENVQKVLQHVPELVIELVPDPTGQKVYCNGEDVTTVIRSMEVTSNVSQYSSIAGLRTRLTENQREMAARKGVVMDGRDIGTTVLPDAEVKVFMTASVQERASRRFKELSETDDITLEQLERDIAARDKLDEEREVSPLRCSEDAIVLDTTQMGIQDVVDTIVSYCLTEKDGEISQ from the coding sequence TTGGCAAGGCAACATGTATCTTCAAGTAACAAAATAAATGTAGCCATTGATGGACCTGCTGGTGCAGGGAAAAGTACAGTGGCCCGCCTGGTGGCGAAAGCACTTTCTTATGTATATGTAGATACCGGAGCCATGTACCGAGCAGCAACGTGGTACATGATGCGTAAGGAAATTCCTGCAGAAAATGTACAAAAAGTGCTTCAACATGTACCTGAGCTGGTGATTGAATTAGTACCGGACCCCACAGGCCAAAAGGTTTATTGTAACGGGGAAGATGTAACCACTGTGATCCGTTCGATGGAAGTGACTAGCAACGTGTCACAGTATTCAAGTATTGCCGGTTTACGTACACGTTTGACTGAAAACCAGCGTGAAATGGCTGCGCGCAAGGGTGTCGTTATGGATGGTCGTGATATTGGAACAACTGTACTTCCCGATGCGGAAGTCAAGGTGTTCATGACCGCAAGTGTTCAGGAACGTGCCTCTCGCCGTTTTAAAGAACTGAGCGAAACTGATGATATCACTCTGGAGCAGCTAGAACGTGACATTGCGGCACGTGACAAGCTTGACGAGGAGAGGGAGGTATCCCCGCTTCGTTGCAGTGAGGACGCCATCGTGCTCGATACGACTCAAATGGGCATTCAGGATGTCGTTGATACGATCGTATCTTATTGCTTAACGGAGAAGGATGGAGAGATCAGCCAATGA
- a CDS encoding flagellar brake protein: protein MFPKINDVLYIQVAGTDHKDEIFEFKSRIAEEEPQNFLIEIPMSQTSGHLKKLFLGEELSIFFMSEGGIKNYFNTHVTGFKEDILRMVRIHKPAPDSISKIQRRNFLRVKANLEIAVKHGANESRFVAETHDVGGGGVSFHTQGTHHLEEGESLSCWILVPYKNGTQEHVPFQSEIVRIQQMENGRKLIMLKYEEIADQERQKLIKYCFERQLEFRGKS from the coding sequence TTGTTTCCCAAAATTAATGATGTGTTATACATACAAGTGGCTGGTACTGACCATAAGGACGAGATTTTTGAATTTAAGTCTCGTATTGCAGAAGAGGAGCCACAGAACTTTTTAATTGAAATTCCTATGTCACAAACAAGTGGGCATTTGAAAAAATTGTTTCTAGGGGAAGAACTGTCTATATTTTTTATGAGCGAGGGTGGGATTAAAAATTATTTTAATACCCACGTTACGGGTTTTAAAGAGGATATCCTCCGGATGGTTCGTATCCACAAACCTGCTCCAGACAGCATCAGCAAAATTCAGCGCCGCAACTTTCTTCGGGTTAAGGCCAACTTGGAAATTGCAGTAAAGCATGGTGCGAACGAGTCCAGATTTGTAGCAGAGACACATGATGTAGGAGGCGGGGGTGTTTCTTTTCACACCCAGGGAACTCATCATCTTGAAGAAGGAGAATCATTGTCTTGCTGGATTTTAGTTCCATATAAAAACGGTACTCAGGAGCATGTTCCGTTCCAATCTGAAATTGTGCGCATTCAGCAGATGGAAAACGGTCGCAAACTCATTATGCTGAAATATGAGGAAATCGCTGATCAGGAGCGCCAAAAACTGATTAAATATTGCTTTGAAAGACAGCTGGAATTCCGGGGAAAATCTTAA
- the ypeB gene encoding germination protein YpeB: MYKRLSAVLFPVVTLMMIGAFVWGYQQSQMRKEVSLQANSMSIKAENQYQRAFHDLSFHMDQLHSQLGNAVAVHNTSHAMHRKCLMNVWRIASEAQNEVNQLPLNVMPFNHAKDLLSHLSAFSYQTAVRDLDHEPLNEKEISNLKTLYNNSKEISKNMQEVQQKVLSKNLRWMDVDMAAGSQTGPKDNTIIDGFKTVDKKVENYKELDWGPSVASIYDKRSVKKLSLPAVNAEQIKRNAAEFTGKPESQIRVNENGKGTEWASYTATLLNKKQPVASMDFTKKGGKLISYHDMRAVGPKKATRNEAIRYASEYLEQKGYKGMKPVAYDESGNLANITFASQQGDVIIYPEKITVRSGLDNGQVIGFQSSDYVYEHSHLRRIPQAKLNLNAARAKLNPEFRETYHRKALIENELSNEVLCYEFGGKINGSVYRIYINANTGMEETIEEVKDSDEPQVTASNA, encoded by the coding sequence ATGTATAAGCGACTTAGTGCCGTATTGTTCCCGGTGGTTACCCTGATGATGATAGGAGCATTTGTGTGGGGTTATCAGCAAAGCCAGATGAGAAAAGAGGTGTCTCTTCAGGCAAATAGCATGTCGATAAAAGCGGAAAATCAATACCAGCGTGCGTTTCACGATTTGTCGTTTCATATGGATCAGCTGCATTCTCAACTCGGGAACGCGGTTGCTGTCCATAATACTTCACACGCGATGCACCGCAAATGTTTGATGAACGTGTGGAGGATTGCAAGTGAGGCCCAAAATGAGGTTAATCAGTTGCCTCTGAATGTAATGCCTTTTAATCATGCCAAGGATTTACTGTCACATCTATCCGCGTTTTCGTATCAGACCGCTGTCCGTGATCTGGACCACGAACCATTAAACGAGAAAGAAATTTCGAACCTGAAAACGTTATATAACAATTCCAAAGAAATTTCGAAAAACATGCAGGAAGTGCAGCAAAAGGTCCTTAGCAAAAATTTGCGATGGATGGATGTAGATATGGCGGCAGGTTCGCAAACTGGTCCGAAGGACAACACCATTATTGATGGCTTTAAAACCGTGGACAAAAAGGTGGAAAACTACAAGGAGCTGGATTGGGGACCGTCTGTAGCCAGCATCTATGATAAACGCTCTGTGAAAAAATTGAGTCTCCCGGCAGTGAATGCAGAACAAATTAAACGAAATGCCGCTGAATTTACAGGAAAACCGGAAAGTCAGATCCGTGTGAACGAAAACGGTAAAGGAACGGAATGGGCATCTTATACAGCTACCCTGCTAAATAAGAAGCAACCCGTGGCCAGTATGGATTTTACGAAAAAAGGCGGCAAGCTTATTTCTTATCATGACATGAGAGCTGTAGGTCCTAAAAAAGCAACACGTAATGAAGCGATTCGCTATGCTAGTGAATACCTTGAACAAAAAGGTTACAAAGGAATGAAGCCAGTTGCGTATGATGAGAGCGGGAATTTAGCTAATATTACATTTGCGAGCCAACAAGGGGACGTGATTATCTATCCAGAAAAAATCACAGTCAGATCAGGCCTTGATAACGGACAAGTGATCGGTTTTCAATCCAGTGATTATGTGTATGAGCATAGTCATCTCCGCCGCATTCCGCAAGCGAAATTGAATTTGAATGCAGCACGAGCAAAATTGAATCCTGAGTTTCGTGAAACTTACCACCGTAAAGCTTTAATTGAAAATGAACTTTCGAATGAAGTTCTGTGTTATGAATTTGGTGGTAAAATCAATGGTTCCGTTTACCGGATATATATTAACGCCAATACGGGGATGGAAGAAACGATTGAAGAGGTTAAAGATTCAGATGAACCTCAGGTTACTGCAAGTAATGCGTAG
- the prsW gene encoding glutamic-type intramembrane protease PrsW, translating to MLLFSVLAAATAPGLALLMYFYLKDRYDSEPLHMVIKVFLLGFLVVLPVMIFQRGLLLWLGDHTLIQVFGISAGVEEFFKWFLLYHIIYNHTEFDEPYDGILYAAAVSLGFATVENLLYAWAGHASISMMLMRSLLPVSGHAMFGVMMGYYMGKAKFLEGLRSKYMLLLSLVLPWFWHGVYDLILTKFSHDWIWFIIPLMAFLWYGGMAKISRANNRSPFRLLKREEKVNM from the coding sequence GTGCTTCTGTTTTCGGTTTTAGCGGCAGCCACAGCGCCGGGTCTCGCCTTATTGATGTATTTTTACTTGAAGGACAGGTATGATTCGGAGCCACTGCACATGGTTATTAAAGTGTTTTTGCTCGGCTTTTTGGTGGTTCTTCCTGTCATGATTTTTCAACGCGGGCTGCTGCTTTGGCTAGGGGATCACACGTTAATCCAGGTGTTCGGCATTTCAGCGGGAGTGGAAGAGTTTTTTAAATGGTTTCTGTTGTATCACATCATCTATAATCATACCGAGTTCGACGAGCCTTATGACGGTATTTTGTATGCGGCCGCAGTCTCACTCGGATTTGCAACAGTTGAAAATCTGTTATATGCGTGGGCGGGCCATGCTTCGATTAGCATGATGCTGATGAGATCATTGCTACCGGTATCAGGTCATGCGATGTTTGGTGTAATGATGGGCTACTACATGGGGAAGGCCAAGTTTTTAGAGGGCTTGAGGAGCAAATACATGTTGCTGCTGTCATTGGTGCTTCCATGGTTCTGGCACGGAGTATACGATTTGATTTTAACGAAATTTTCGCATGACTGGATCTGGTTTATCATTCCACTTATGGCATTTCTATGGTATGGAGGAATGGCGAAGATCAGTCGAGCTAATAACCGTTCTCCTTTTCGTTTGTTAAAACGGGAAGAAAAGGTTAACATGTAA
- a CDS encoding genetic competence negative regulator — protein MKIERLSQDKIRIFLTFDDLSERGIQKDDMWQEIPRVHELFTEMMDQAYSELGFDATGPLAVEVFALPAQGMVVIVTRGKYDHQQYGSGPDEELPEEVYEMEVTLEHSDSIVYAFSDFEVLIEAAHMLRSNTTEAGKLYHYRGKWILHLEPEEVEESKLAALIAVLAEFGEGSSVTPAMLEEYGKLVIPEQAVAVICTHFDSRS, from the coding sequence ATGAAAATAGAAAGATTAAGTCAGGACAAGATACGGATTTTCCTTACCTTTGACGATTTGAGCGAACGCGGTATTCAAAAAGACGATATGTGGCAAGAAATTCCAAGAGTTCATGAGCTGTTTACCGAAATGATGGATCAGGCATACAGCGAACTGGGCTTCGACGCCACGGGACCGTTAGCTGTCGAAGTCTTTGCGCTTCCTGCTCAAGGAATGGTTGTTATCGTCACCCGGGGAAAATACGACCATCAACAGTATGGTTCGGGTCCCGATGAGGAGCTTCCAGAGGAAGTCTACGAAATGGAAGTCACGCTGGAGCATAGCGATTCCATCGTTTACGCGTTTAGCGATTTCGAAGTACTCATAGAAGCGGCTCATATGCTTCGTAGTAACACTACGGAAGCAGGTAAGCTGTATCATTATAGAGGAAAATGGATTCTGCACTTGGAACCAGAAGAAGTAGAGGAGTCCAAGCTTGCGGCTTTAATTGCGGTTCTTGCTGAATTTGGAGAAGGCTCATCCGTTACACCAGCTATGTTGGAAGAGTACGGCAAGCTGGTCATTCCTGAGCAGGCAGTTGCTGTCATCTGCACTCATTTTGACAGCCGTTCTTGA
- a CDS encoding polysaccharide deacetylase family protein — protein sequence MGTKTAAILFTACLLLSACTATKPESAATSKQQDSVASDSSNSAKDQSSVSSPKSSSKQAGSDDHNSAGKTNAQNDKTSESNETGAATSATTNNKMYHLNKAYNVIPNQQGTEKKVVLLTFDDGPKEAAMINKIIDVLDKHKAKAIFFVNGYRVKEHPELLKLIHDRGQPIGNHSWDHIVLKNKSEPEVKKQIESVQKVVKDITGQAPVFFRPPHGAGGDVGRKVAKENGLLYMTWSVGSLDWTMKKNQPNKTEALLKNVTEQLHPGSNILMHELPWTAEALDSLLTRLEQKGYQFVDPQSIEVPASK from the coding sequence ATGGGTACAAAAACAGCAGCCATTTTGTTCACCGCATGTCTGCTGCTTAGTGCTTGCACTGCAACCAAGCCGGAATCTGCGGCAACAAGCAAACAGCAGGATTCGGTAGCGTCTGACTCAAGTAACAGCGCCAAAGATCAGAGCAGCGTCTCTTCCCCAAAAAGCAGCAGTAAGCAAGCAGGCAGTGATGATCATAACTCAGCGGGTAAAACCAATGCACAAAATGATAAAACCAGCGAAAGCAACGAAACAGGAGCTGCGACATCTGCAACTACCAATAACAAAATGTATCACTTGAACAAAGCCTACAATGTAATTCCTAACCAACAAGGCACCGAAAAAAAAGTCGTGTTACTGACCTTTGATGATGGTCCTAAGGAAGCAGCCATGATCAACAAAATCATAGATGTACTCGATAAACACAAAGCGAAAGCGATTTTCTTCGTAAACGGTTACCGTGTAAAAGAGCATCCTGAGTTGCTTAAGCTTATCCATGACCGTGGACAGCCCATCGGCAACCATAGCTGGGATCACATCGTGCTGAAGAATAAATCTGAGCCTGAGGTCAAAAAACAGATTGAATCGGTACAAAAAGTTGTTAAGGACATTACAGGACAAGCCCCCGTATTCTTCCGTCCCCCTCATGGTGCCGGCGGAGACGTAGGTCGCAAGGTCGCTAAGGAAAACGGTCTCCTATACATGACATGGTCCGTCGGTTCTCTGGACTGGACAATGAAAAAGAATCAGCCTAATAAAACGGAGGCACTTCTCAAAAACGTAACGGAACAACTTCATCCAGGCAGCAATATTTTGATGCATGAACTGCCATGGACAGCTGAGGCTCTGGACAGTCTATTGACACGCCTCGAGCAAAAGGGTTACCAATTTGTTGATCCTCAAAGCATTGAGGTTCCTGCTAGCAAATAG
- a CDS encoding type II CAAX endopeptidase family protein: MKKLKVKWKRAQIHELNDRLLLYNLYLTQGLTLLIGAIWIFFQKRNVLELFALPNTLHVLWWGLGLAAAMLLVDLLLSRIMPEDAMDDGGINQMLFQNRPVWHIICIAAIVSICEELLFRGAIQYSFGPYWTSILFAVIHIRYLRHWIPTGWVFLSSYGLGYIYVQTGSLWAPIICHFVIDLISGLALRFRRYEE; encoded by the coding sequence ATGAAAAAGCTTAAAGTGAAATGGAAAAGAGCGCAAATTCATGAATTAAACGACCGCTTGCTGCTTTACAATTTGTATCTAACTCAGGGGCTGACCCTGCTGATTGGCGCAATCTGGATATTTTTTCAGAAAAGAAATGTGTTAGAACTATTTGCATTGCCGAACACTCTGCACGTCTTATGGTGGGGATTGGGATTGGCCGCCGCTATGTTACTTGTGGATCTGTTGCTATCCCGGATTATGCCTGAGGATGCTATGGATGACGGTGGTATTAACCAAATGCTGTTTCAAAATCGTCCGGTGTGGCATATTATTTGTATAGCAGCTATCGTCTCTATCTGTGAGGAACTCTTGTTCAGAGGTGCGATTCAGTACAGCTTTGGTCCTTATTGGACAAGCATTTTGTTTGCGGTGATTCATATCCGATATTTACGGCATTGGATTCCCACTGGCTGGGTTTTTCTTAGCAGTTATGGATTGGGCTACATATATGTGCAGACCGGTAGTCTGTGGGCACCGATCATTTGTCATTTTGTGATTGACCTTATATCTGGCTTAGCGTTACGTTTTCGGAGGTATGAAGAATGA
- the serA gene encoding phosphoglycerate dehydrogenase — translation MFKVLVSDPISDLGIQQLMDADDVTVDKNTGLSEDELVQIIGDYDALLVRSQTRVTERIMTAGKNLKVVGRAGVGVDNIDLEAATQRGIIVINAPDGNTITTCEHTFAMMMALARHIPQAYAKTIGGTWDRKTFLGVELRNKTLGVLGMGRIGSEVAKRAKAFGMSILGYDPFLTEERAEKLGIKLASVDEIIRNADFMTVHTPLTPETKHMIARPQFEVMKKGMRIINCARGGVIDEMALVEAIDEGIVAGAAFDVFESEPPAQDHPFLSHPKIIVTPHLGASTVEAQENVAIDVSEQVLHILRDEPFKNAVNMPPVPSNVMTQLQPYFSLGEKLGSFAAQITNQAVREIQVDYAGDLSSVDTQPLTRYILKGVLSRHLGSDVNIVNSVHLAKTRDIHLVVSQAPATKGFTNLITVTLKTQSGEEQRVSGTLLAGYGERIVRLNQFPVDVAPEAHFLLISHNDKPGIIGRVGTLLGENGVNIASMQVGRKIVGGEAIMILTVDKAVPKDVLIQLVGLPELNTAQEVVLN, via the coding sequence ATGTTTAAAGTGTTAGTATCCGATCCGATCAGTGACCTGGGCATCCAGCAGCTGATGGATGCAGACGATGTCACGGTGGACAAGAACACAGGTCTCAGCGAGGATGAATTGGTTCAAATTATTGGTGACTATGACGCATTACTCGTTCGAAGCCAAACTCGGGTTACCGAACGCATCATGACGGCAGGTAAGAACCTCAAGGTTGTAGGGCGAGCTGGGGTCGGAGTGGACAACATCGACCTCGAAGCAGCAACACAACGCGGGATTATCGTTATTAACGCTCCTGACGGCAACACGATTACGACTTGTGAGCACACTTTTGCGATGATGATGGCTCTAGCACGTCATATTCCACAGGCATATGCCAAAACCATTGGCGGTACATGGGATCGTAAAACATTCCTCGGTGTCGAACTGCGTAACAAAACACTTGGAGTCCTCGGCATGGGACGTATCGGCAGTGAGGTGGCTAAACGTGCTAAAGCATTTGGCATGAGCATCCTCGGCTATGATCCATTTCTAACGGAAGAACGCGCTGAGAAGCTGGGCATTAAGCTGGCGAGCGTGGACGAAATTATCCGCAACGCAGATTTTATGACCGTACACACACCATTAACACCGGAAACGAAACATATGATTGCTCGTCCACAGTTTGAAGTGATGAAAAAAGGAATGCGCATCATCAACTGTGCCCGGGGTGGAGTTATCGATGAAATGGCTCTTGTTGAAGCCATTGATGAAGGTATCGTTGCCGGTGCAGCCTTTGACGTATTCGAGTCAGAGCCGCCAGCACAGGATCACCCATTCCTGAGTCATCCGAAAATTATCGTCACACCACATCTGGGTGCCTCGACTGTCGAAGCTCAGGAAAATGTAGCTATCGATGTGTCCGAGCAAGTGCTGCATATTTTGCGTGATGAGCCTTTTAAAAATGCGGTCAACATGCCTCCAGTACCATCCAACGTCATGACGCAATTGCAGCCATATTTCTCGCTTGGAGAAAAGCTGGGCAGCTTTGCCGCTCAGATCACGAATCAGGCTGTACGTGAAATTCAGGTAGATTACGCTGGCGATTTGTCCTCTGTGGATACACAGCCGCTGACACGGTATATTTTGAAAGGTGTTCTTAGCCGTCATCTGGGCAGCGATGTGAACATTGTAAACTCTGTACATCTGGCCAAAACACGTGACATCCATCTTGTCGTATCTCAGGCGCCCGCCACCAAGGGTTTTACCAACCTGATTACCGTTACACTCAAGACGCAGAGCGGCGAAGAGCAACGTGTATCTGGCACCCTGCTGGCAGGCTATGGCGAACGTATTGTTCGGTTGAACCAGTTCCCGGTAGATGTGGCACCGGAAGCTCATTTCCTGCTCATCTCCCACAATGATAAACCAGGCATTATCGGTCGTGTCGGCACCTTGCTTGGCGAGAACGGCGTCAATATCGCTTCCATGCAAGTAGGGCGTAAAATTGTCGGCGGTGAAGCCATCATGATCCTGACCGTTGATAAAGCTGTACCAAAAGACGTGCTGATTCAACTCGTTGGTTTGCCAGAACTAAATACTGCCCAAGAAGTAGTGTTAAATTAG
- a CDS encoding ATP-binding protein: MNFWRSLVGKLWITIICLVGSVLIFLGLFLLPYINRNFAAYESTEIKHLFTYTCIVGFLLTTFFALFLFTKITQPMQLLIQAANAIREGRYDTRLSLVTSDEIGELAKTFNHMSTELEATIRSLNEEKNHLSSVLRSMSDAVITFDRSGQIILTNPPAQSLLDIWKKLEWQERDLEEFGASVPEPLQSLFHTVMDRGEDVGDYIHVKKGSWSVQMAPLYTDNAIRGAVAVLRDITEEVKLEKMRSDFVANVSHEIRTPLSMMQGYSEALLDGMAGSPEESEELVQVIHDESLRMGRLVKDLLDLARMEAGHTDMHRQEVDVNELIERVHRKFTVRSKEQGMTLDYHEQGQRLLLPEADEDRLEQVLTNLLDNAFRHTPGGKKVTIAADRILGERHELIRIRIKDEGVGIASEDLPYIFDRFYKADKARVRGEDKGTGLGLAIVKNIVEAHGGSVSATSVLGEGTEFTILLPISNKTKLGL; encoded by the coding sequence GTGAACTTCTGGAGATCGCTGGTAGGCAAGCTGTGGATCACCATCATTTGTCTTGTAGGCTCTGTGCTTATTTTTCTAGGGCTTTTTTTATTGCCGTACATCAACAGAAATTTTGCGGCGTATGAATCGACGGAAATCAAGCATTTGTTCACCTATACATGCATTGTCGGATTTTTATTGACGACCTTTTTTGCCTTATTCCTTTTTACTAAAATCACACAGCCTATGCAGCTGTTGATTCAGGCGGCGAATGCGATTCGTGAGGGAAGGTATGATACTCGGCTTTCGCTGGTGACCAGTGACGAAATTGGAGAACTGGCGAAAACTTTTAATCATATGTCTACGGAACTGGAAGCAACGATCCGCAGTCTGAATGAGGAAAAAAACCATTTATCCAGCGTACTGCGAAGCATGTCTGATGCCGTAATCACCTTCGACAGAAGCGGACAAATCATCTTGACGAATCCGCCGGCACAAAGTCTGTTGGATATCTGGAAAAAGCTGGAGTGGCAGGAGCGTGATCTGGAGGAGTTTGGAGCTTCTGTACCTGAGCCTTTGCAGTCTCTGTTCCATACTGTTATGGACAGGGGAGAGGATGTCGGAGACTATATCCATGTCAAGAAGGGCTCCTGGTCGGTGCAGATGGCTCCTCTGTATACGGATAATGCAATCCGCGGTGCAGTAGCTGTGCTTAGAGATATTACGGAAGAAGTGAAGCTGGAGAAGATGCGGAGCGATTTTGTGGCCAACGTATCTCATGAAATCCGTACACCTTTATCTATGATGCAGGGCTACAGTGAGGCGTTGCTGGATGGTATGGCGGGTTCCCCTGAAGAATCCGAGGAGCTGGTACAGGTCATCCATGATGAATCATTACGCATGGGAAGGTTAGTCAAGGATCTGCTTGATCTGGCCCGAATGGAGGCTGGTCATACAGACATGCACCGACAGGAAGTGGATGTGAATGAGCTGATCGAGCGTGTTCACCGTAAATTTACGGTACGTTCAAAGGAACAGGGAATGACACTCGATTACCATGAGCAAGGCCAACGTTTACTGCTGCCTGAGGCAGATGAAGACCGACTGGAGCAGGTATTGACCAACTTGCTGGATAATGCATTCAGACATACACCCGGCGGGAAAAAGGTTACTATTGCGGCGGATCGAATTTTGGGAGAACGGCATGAGTTAATCCGTATTCGGATTAAGGATGAAGGTGTAGGCATTGCCAGCGAGGATCTACCTTATATTTTCGACCGCTTCTACAAGGCAGATAAGGCCAGAGTACGTGGTGAGGATAAAGGGACTGGTTTGGGGCTTGCTATTGTAAAGAACATTGTAGAGGCTCACGGAGGCTCTGTCTCTGCTACAAGCGTATTGGGGGAAGGGACGGAATTTACTATTTTGCTGCCGATCTCCAACAAAACAAAGCTGGGTCTGTAA
- a CDS encoding response regulator transcription factor: MSEQSNRILIVDDEERIRRLLRMYLEKEGYAIDEAEDGEIALQKATASDYSIILLDVMLPGMDGIEVCTRLRQTKSTPVIMLTAKGEEVNRVQGFEVGADDYVVKPFSPREVIYRVKAILRRSSETAFLTKEAVPSNSIVFPNLIIEHDAHRVTAGGIEISLTPKEYELLHYLAVSPDKVFSREELLKDVWNYEFFGDLRTVDTHVKRLREKLNKVSPEAAAMITTVWGVGYKLEVPK, from the coding sequence ATGTCAGAACAAAGCAACCGCATATTAATTGTAGATGATGAAGAACGCATTCGCCGCCTTCTGCGGATGTATCTGGAAAAAGAAGGATATGCAATTGACGAAGCTGAGGATGGTGAGATTGCCCTCCAAAAAGCGACTGCAAGCGATTACAGCATTATTTTACTGGATGTAATGCTTCCGGGGATGGATGGGATTGAGGTGTGTACACGGCTGCGTCAGACTAAGTCTACACCTGTAATTATGCTCACTGCCAAAGGTGAGGAAGTGAACCGTGTACAAGGCTTTGAAGTCGGAGCCGATGATTATGTGGTTAAGCCCTTTAGCCCGCGAGAAGTCATTTACCGGGTGAAGGCGATTTTACGCCGTTCGTCGGAAACTGCCTTTTTAACGAAAGAGGCGGTACCAAGCAATAGTATTGTTTTTCCGAATCTTATCATTGAGCATGATGCGCACCGGGTAACTGCGGGCGGGATTGAAATCAGTCTCACGCCTAAAGAGTACGAGCTGTTGCACTATTTGGCGGTGTCGCCAGATAAAGTCTTCTCGCGTGAGGAACTGCTGAAAGACGTTTGGAATTACGAATTTTTTGGTGATCTGCGCACTGTGGATACGCATGTGAAACGGCTTCGTGAAAAGCTGAATAAGGTATCGCCAGAGGCAGCGGCTATGATTACGACCGTGTGGGGCGTAGGTTATAAGCTGGAGGTTCCAAAATAA